TAATTCATTACCAGTTCAGCTTGGCAACAAAATCGTTGAGCACACTTtagaattataaatataaaagtaataataatcGTTCATTATTATagtgaaatacttttttttatatataatcataactTGAGAAATGTTAACAGTGCAGTATTCAACAATCATTTTCCTTTATTACAGTCTCATATTTCCATCGACAAATTCAACTTTTTACAAATCCAACTTAAAAGTTGGCAACTTGTAAGGGCGTCACGTGCAGGGTGCGTGCATGTTGCTCGTGCACGTACATTTCCATCTGCTAGCTGTTATctctttattatattgtttgtatgttagtataaatataacaaaattaagaaagctatttttattaaaaaatataattctaatttctttaaatattaagaATAGTCGGTAATTCATGAACATGATAAGTGCTTATATAACTGGGTAGACCATCCCCTTATGAACCGGTTTTTAAGAGGACCTTTCGGATGTCTTTGCTGCACgataaaatttaatatggtatcagaaccatattttgtttctgTCCGGTGGGTGCCACCAGCCGGGTAAACCTCCCACTTATGAACCTTTAAGAGGACCTTTCGGATGCCTTTGTtgcactataaaatttaatattaaatgtttaagtaaaaaatatcaataaataaaatttattgataatttattaatagtactatattatttattttgtaaaattacaaatacactatgaaacaaataaatatacttACATAAacatataacataaataaataaaaaatgagatgagaaatgtattattataaatataagacAGACAGTACAACATATAGGCTAATTAAGAAGTTCCTAACTATGAGTgtcgtaaatttttttatattatgttcaatttttacgcataaaaaaattaaatgaaataaattaatctcATAGGGTTTAGTTTTATGATCTTACTAACCAGGTCCTTAAATagagaattaattaataaatagaaaGGTTTGGTTTCTTAACTAATTACTTTAAACACacttattaacaattttttagcactgtcaaataaatttacaccatttaaaattagttattgaaaCACTTATTGGTATTAAAAAAACGTTTAATGACtgactaaaaacataaaaaaaataaaaaaatctgcctagattgttttattttaatttaaagtgcATGTATTTAATGCTTTAATTCGTAAAATATTAAACACACATAAGATCCTTTCTTTATTTAGATTAAACTATAttagattataaaatataaaaggaaatatttacaaaaataaagtaTCTTAAGGTACGCCAAACTGATAGGGGTGTTGAATTTATTAAACTTTATTTAGTATATTTATAAAGTTCCCGAATCCTTTCTTTATTTGGATTAAAttactatatttattttgaagaatAATTTACTAACTAGATTacattttgatttcttttccaTTGCTTGCTTCCTTTATACTAGAAtcatgaaatgttttttttcatctattttttcaACTAAGTTTTAAGATTGCAAAATATAGCAGGAAATGTTTGCATATACAAAGTACCTTAAAGCACGCCGAATTGATTGGGCTGTGTCAAATTTACAAaacaatattttgtatatttacatttatatttatactaattaatttttaaaatttattattaccttaaaatttaagaaaaatatgaaaaaaaaacatattttttatgataagttttatattttttattattaaatgaaatctcatattattttttgaaaataaaaagaattaaatctatttgataaaatcaacacaaattttatttaacaacaACGAATAATAtgtaaaagagataaatattcgtAATACATTTTCTAACACTCTTTAAATATAGattactttttataaattacaaatacTTCTACACtgcttcttattttaaaaaagctcacttataattttataatttttaatgaattttaattaataataaaatttagaaccaaatccttattaaaaaaaatagaaggttaataaaatttagagaaaaaatcTATGCACCATTAGTATACATTATTATCcaattaaaattcaatatttatgataaatttgttatttgttttgaattttataaactataaaaatgaTGATGAGTGATTGAATATCGGTATAAAATTAATGCATTATAATTAAACTTTGAAATTTAACTATCTAGCAAGTGTTTTGAATCTtgcttaatatgattttttttccctctaaaaaaatagagattaaAAAGTGTTATCCCGAATATAGAGGATGTAAGAACTAAGAAAGGTTACCATCGTCAAAACGACAAGAAGTCCCAcggtaattaattaatactaattaatagcaaataataatgagaaaaataattaatgaacgATCTCAACTTGACCCTTCACCAATCACCACTTTCAAGTCCTCTACTCCCTCTTGTCTTTTTGCTCTGCTCCTCGTTTTTTCTCACTTCTCaacttcttctctctctctccgccACGCCGGCAAACGGTCACCGCCGTCCAACACGACGCAGCACCGCCACCTGCTAACGTGCGCCGGCGGAGCAATGTCGCGAGCAAGATCACGCTCACCGTCACCGTGCTGCGGTGACACTCACTTAGTGCTGCTGCTGCCTGTGATGCTCGCTGTTTTCTTCCACTCGCTCCTTCTGCTTCCTCACTCCTCGCTCGCTATTCGCCCTACCGAGTCGGATCGGATCGAACTCGCCAACGCGACCGAGTCCAGCAGCAACGCCTCCCTCTCGCGCCCTCGCGAAGGAACCTTCGCCGACATGATTGATCGCGCGCTCGAGCACGAGTTCACCGAGAACGACCAGAATGAAGGTACCGTATCGGATTCCTAGATTCCTCCACCTCTCACAGTTCAATTTCAACGATTCtcgcttccttcttttttttgtttttgcttcagTAGCTTAGAAACTCAAATTGCGGTTTCCGTTTGCTCCACGTGCTCTCTCGTAGGGTTTTGGTTCCTGATCTGTGAACTTAAACCGGTTTATAAATGCCGGATTCATTCAAATTCGTGTCACTTGGACTGTGTTGCTGCATTTtatgattttgctttttttttattttttatttttggcgtTTCTGTTAGGGATTAGTGTGTGCTTTTACCTGtgcttaaattttggtttccgCGCATAGGATTTTGAAATGAAGAGTTTCAGAAGCGGTTTTAACGCTTTGTTTGTTCTTCTTTGTGCTAGCAGCGCCTGATCCGGGAAGCTTCAACAACAGTGTAGCAGAACAACAGGTTGGTCTTGTACCTTGAGCCTTGATTTGAAATAATGATATAGTTACTTTGATTCAAAACTAGTCGCTCGTTAGTCATTATGCATGTAGCAATAATAATAGttgtatttaataataataatgtaacaaTTTAACAATAACATTAAATTCTTATTCCATTAAGTGAGCTCCGCTGCATGGATCACACGAAGTTATTTGGCTCGGTTAAAGACTAAAATTTCAGAGATGTTATATATACATTGGTGGTTCCCTCTCCTTCTCACTAATGTCTTTTTTGTATATGTAAAAACCAccttaaccatttttttttgttgtcattTTTTCATCAATCGGGGCTACACCAATCTCTCCTTGTGTACTATCATTAGgtgttttgtctttttttgggtGGCTACATACATCTTAACAATCTTTTTTATGCTACTCCCACTTTTTTCTCTTGCTGTCTCCTAAAAGTCCAATATTCATTTATGTATAGCTGGCCATGCAGCAGTATGATAAATGTGTGATGTTCTCATTGATTTTCATATCATTTTGTAGTATTGAtcccaaatatttaaacttaGAAACTTGTGATATGGCATCTTTCCTTTTTACTTCCGAGTTCCAAGTCATGTCCCTCTTGTTTCTTGCTAAAATTGCAATGCATATATTTTGTCTTACTCTTGTTTAAGTGTAATAgaattatgataataaaaataatataaccacaacatcataaaaaaatgagggaagttaacaaaaaaagtgaggaaatgagaaaaaaaacgGTGAAGAGCTGACATGGGTTCATGTAGAGTCATTGTTTTAATATATCGTAAATAGATATATAGATTAGAGGTCTTAACTATTAATGGCACTATTgagttaccttttttttttttttttttgtaatgtgtTTTGAGTTTATAGACTTGTAGCTTTTAGTTAGTGATGAATCTGGCTTTGTTCTTCTACCAATATGCATCCATGGTACCAGTATATTATGTCTTCTCTGAGCGTCATGATATGCTGAGTTACTCTTCTTGCCTTATTCGTGGATCAGGCTGTTCTGGAAACTGTGGCCAGAGTCACACCAAACAAGAATGACACGAAAGATGAAAAGTACTTAATTTATTACTTCATTGGTTGTCCAATATGGTGCATTTGATGCatgattttatttaagtatGTTTTTCTAAACTTACAGGTCATTTCAACTACATCATGTATTCAATAGAGCTGAGGAAACCCCAATGTTGATAGATCGAAAGGTGAGATAGCTCAATCTTGGGCTTGTTATTTTTGTTGACATTCAATTAAGTTTTGCAAATTTTAAGTGTATGAATTTTGCATCTTCTTTCAGGACAATGTCTTTATCATTTCTAACTTTAAATCCAAGTATCCCGTGCTCCAGCTAGATTTACGGTAAATTTATTTtgcttatgtttttctttttggccCAAAATGGATTTTATTACTTACtagaaattttattattgtcaTATAGATTGATTTCAGACCTGGTAGTTGCTATTGTTTCAGCAACTTGTGGTGGCGTTGCATTTGCTTTTGCTGGACAACCGGTCTGAACATTCTTATTCTGACTTCATTCTTCACAAATGCAATCTTAGAATCTGTTGTAGTATAATTTCTGGTAACTCTCTCTAACAAAAACTCAGTATAAATTGGCAGGTCATTACCGGATATCTTTTAGCTGGCTCCATAGTTGGACCTGGCGGCTTTAACTTCATCAGTGAAATGGTGCAGGTATTGGGAAACAGTAAATTGCTTTTGTGATAGCTTctttaatatcaaaatattgtctttttttttcgtgGTATACTTTTACTGTTTGGTTCTGtaggattttattttcttatttttttataaggtaTGTGCAAGCCTGAACTTAGGTTGTAAGAATAATCTTATCAAATGATAAAAGTGTTGAAAAACATATGTAAGTACGAAAGTTGTGCCCTATACATTGAAAATTAATAGGATACCTTATGTGCTCTTTGCAAGGTATTGTAGAAGAGAAATTATGTTATTTGTACAACAATTCATACAACACTTTGTACAACAATATTTTGTGTCTATCACTCTCCTGCACATCATTTATTACATGTCATAATGATGGAGAGAGATAgacacaaaaattaatattgtacAAATTATTGTATACATGTATCACATCTCATTGCAAAATGCTAGAATGTCACTACTCTCAATTTTCCAACTAAAACTGCACATCACTCCATTTGATCAACTTGACTATCAGCATATTAGTATTACTTTATGCTAACAGATATTCCTTCAAACCTTGCATCTAAATATGGATAATATTGTAGGATCCCTAAATTTCAGAAATATGAGTACCTTTCAGCCCCCCCAGAGATCCACCCTATGTTGTCTCTGCCTTTCCAACGAGGAAATTCAGTCATCACATGTTAGTAAGCTTAGTTATTATCTCCTCCTTGTTCCAAGGATTGCCTTAATCATGTAGAGTTTGAGTCACCCTTTTGATATTTATGGCTTATAGAATCACTAAATCACAAATAATGTGATATTAGTAACTTTTACACTGTCATCTTGTCAAGCTGTGTACTAATGTGTAATGGCACCAAGTTGATTGTCTGAAGCCTTATCAAAAGCCATCTATTGATAACAACCTGAGGCTTTTATAGGGTGATCTCTTCAAGGGGGTTGTGTTCTCCAATAAAAAAGTCCTTTGGCGACTAATTTTATTCCTTATGGTATAACCATAGTTCAAAAACCCGGTCTGACCCGACCGGTCGGACTGGTCCAATCGGGACCCGGTGGCATAACCGGACCGGTTTGTTTATTAGACCGGTCATGCATCTAGTCTGGTTAGACCTGACCGGTTTGGGGTAAACCAGGTAACCCAGTCCGATTTTTAAAATCCGTTTcgcgtaaaaaaaaaacaaaaaaaatgctcCAAAAAAAATCCGGGACTTGTGTAATTGtgttattgaattattatttgtggACTTGTGTTATCAACTTTAGTACTTCAATTGttattttggattttggaatatgaatgaatttttcttaatcaaataatgttagttatatacttatatataatagatacatatataattttgaattttttaatatataccgGGTCAAACTGGACCAATTATTGGCCCACCCGTTGGACCATTGACCCACTGACCCACTACCTCAACCGAATTACTGACTGGACCGGGTTTCATAACTTTGGGTATAACTGTACAGCATATGCAATACAAAGTCCTCATCCCTAATTAAATTTGGGAGCAACATAGTTAAAGGAAAATACAAATGtacaacaattaaaaagaaaatcctaGTAAAAATAGGAAActactttaatatttaatcaaaagaattttttttcaaatatgtaGGTGGAAACAGTGGCACAATTTGGGGTAATATTCCTTTTGTTTGCATTGGGCTTGGAGTTCTCCACAACAAAGGTTGGCTTATTTTTCTGTTCTCTTATATATTTCCCTCTTATTCCTGTTTATGTTTTAATTAGCTCTGATTACCCTGCTCTTTACCTATATGATTGCAGCTTCGAGTTGTTCGAGCTGTTGCTGTTCTTGGAGGCCTACTTCAGATTTTTCTATTTATGTGCATGTGTGGGCTTACAGTATCAGTATGTTTTATAATTGTGATTCATCCTATTTCTGATTTTCTTGTTTGTTATTAttcttatatcattttatagaTTAATGTGGAATTCAAATCACAAACAAAACAAGTAACCCTTGGATCATGTAGTTGTCCTTTATGGAAATTCATGTCATATGCAAGATTAATATGACTTGGTTCCTACCTTATCTATTAATTGCACAATCTAACTCTtgtcatttttaaatacataaaaatgcTTTTCAAACCAAATGGTTAAGTTTCATCATTTAATCTTAAAATTAGTATACGTGTTGATTGAATGATGGTTTCTCCTTCAGTAAGTAGATTTTGGGAAAACCAAATTCCACTTGAAGTCCCCAGGAATGACAAATTTGATAGGTTGAAACTGCTACAATGAACTTGTATAATGGAAATGTTCATGGGTATACTAACCAAGAAACAGTTTCTACAATCTAATTTGTCTCATCTgtctttcttaatttcttatctTCCTTTGGGGATATGTTCTATTCCTTATTTTACAAAATCCATAATGTTTGATGCTAGTAAAgtaaaattgtataatttgacTTCAATTGCTGGTGACATAGATGGGAAAAAGGTAGCAGCATTATAATATATGTATTCGTATTTCTAAACTTCAAAGCTTAAATGAAAGGAGATgatgataattatttaataaaacagGAAGTTGTGTTCTTTTTGTCTCCTTAAGTTGATCTAGTATCTCTTTTACAATTAAGTTGTTTGGTGTTGTAGTTTTAGTCGATGTTTATGGGCAGgcaatgttttatttaattatcttttatatcaGTAAATTTTGGCATATGACATTCTGAATGCTGCAGCGCTGATTGAATGCTATTTTGCAGCTATGTGGTGGTAAAGCTTCAGAAGGGGTTTTTGTTGGTGCTTTCCTTTCCATGTCTTCAACAGCAGTGGTATATCAACATAACCAATCTAATTCGATCTCATTTTTAAAATGCAGACGCTTCTTGTTTGGACTTCTGGTTGTATACTTCGGTTTTGGTTTCTTATACACTCTTTTTTGGTTTAGGTCTTGAAGTTTTTGATGGAAAAGAACACCACTAATGCTCTTCATGGACAAGTCACAATTGGGACCCTGATTTTGCAGGTACTTAGTCAGTGGTTGCTTGTGAATCTAACTTTTTCTTCTGCTTTGTCATGTCCCTATATTATTCTTTGCTCACTTTTTCGCTGATATAGATAATAAATGCCAGTAGAATGTTCTATTAAGTCTCGTCAATTTATTTTTGCTTAAAGGATTGTGCTGTTGGATTGCTCTTTGCATTGCTTCCAGTTCTGGGTGGCACCTCAGGTGTTTTTCAAGGAGTGTTATCAATGACCAAGCTGTAAGTGTAGAACTTCTGGAGTGCTTGAACTGATATTTCCATTATGTGTTCAttatttctagttttttttctcttctcgttCTCACCTTCCCAAAGGAAAATTAAGACAAGTTCATGCAATTTTGTCTTTTGAAATTATATGCTTATATATGTtgcataaattaattcaaactaaaaaatagacaaaagtgGGAAatctgaaaaaagaaaatgaaggaaaaaggtGAAATTACATGTCAAGCTCAAACCAGAAAGATTGCAAGTTGATGTTCTCGTTAAGGGAAGAGGGAAATATGTATCACTGCAACAGTCAAACAATAAAGTtacagtaaaaaataaatctgtCATCTAAAGCAAGAAAAATGGTACTAGAATTTGGGCTTAGGTCTGAACTCAATCCCACAAAAGCTTTATAAGCTTTATTTAAGCCATGCCTTCAGTTGATGTGGGACTAAACACCACCAATTGCAGCCCCCAAAGAGGCTGCAATTATGGTGGCTTTCCAACACTGTCACTGAAGACTTCCCTTAATTAGCATTTGTTGACCTCTTATTTTGAGCCATTTTTccataaaaatcataatttggCTAAACTCCAATTCTCTGAATGgctttttagttagttttttcaGCTTGGCACTGGACTGATATATCAAAATGCACTTTGTCAGTTTTGCATTCTATGGAAGATTTTATTTAGCCTGTAACCTATAGTTTCATCCAGCATAAACATTATACTCCTTTCTGAATCCAGGTTGGTGACATTAATTGCATTCCTCTCTGTTCTGTCAATATTGTCTCGCACTTGCCTTCCATGGTTGCTTAAGCTGATGATAAGCCTCTCATCACAGGTTCATACTACTATcccattttaataataaaatcttaCCTGTGGAAGTATTTgcttcttatttctgaattaTATTGGCAGGGATAGTggaatcaaatttgaaatttgtaatTGGTTCTTTAGCTATTTACATCTTATAGCTAATTGGCTATACATTTTTGTCTGACTGTCTTAGTGGTTCAATGATAATTGATAACCTTGTTTGTGCAGACAAATGAACTCTATCAATTGGCATCAGTTGCATTCTGCTTGCTAGTAGCCTGGGTTTGTTCTCTTCCAGATTTCTATGTTTCTATTTGAAAtgctttgttttcattttttttataagcagaAAAATGTTTACAAGTAGTTATCATTTGCTGTAGTTTACCTTACTTTCACAGGGTATGATAACGAGTACTGAATCAAAATCTTTCTGCATATCATTTAATGTTTTGATTCATTGAAAGTATCTATATTCTGGGCCTT
This region of Glycine soja cultivar W05 chromosome 17, ASM419377v2, whole genome shotgun sequence genomic DNA includes:
- the LOC114391811 gene encoding K(+) efflux antiporter 6-like, producing MSRARSRSPSPCCGDTHLVLLLPVMLAVFFHSLLLLPHSSLAIRPTESDRIELANATESSSNASLSRPREGTFADMIDRALEHEFTENDQNEAPDPGSFNNSVAEQQAVLETVARVTPNKNDTKDEKSFQLHHVFNRAEETPMLIDRKDNVFIISNFKSKYPVLQLDLRLISDLVVAIVSATCGGVAFAFAGQPVITGYLLAGSIVGPGGFNFISEMVQVETVAQFGVIFLLFALGLEFSTTKLRVVRAVAVLGGLLQIFLFMCMCGLTVSLCGGKASEGVFVGAFLSMSSTAVVLKFLMEKNTTNALHGQVTIGTLILQDCAVGLLFALLPVLGGTSGVFQGVLSMTKLLVTLIAFLSVLSILSRTCLPWLLKLMISLSSQTNELYQLASVAFCLLVAWCSDKLGLSLELGSFAAGVMIATTDLAQHTLEQIEPIRNLFAALFLASIGMLIHVHFLWNHVDILVASVILVIVIKTIIIASVVKGFGYNNKTSILVGMSMAQIGEFAFVLLSRASNLHLVEGKLYLLLLGTTALSLVTTPLLFKLIPAVVHLGVLLRWFSPDSSVEIGYKLDNLRSDSGKQRIILMDQESHDS